CATTACTCACTCCTTTCAATATTACGTTGAAGCCTGTGAATTAATGTTTACGGGCGATATGTATAACATTCTGGATTTGACAATCAAAAAGACGCTTTCCCTAATTCAGCAAGAGCTCACGTCGTACATCGTCTCCCTCTTGACGGACGACTCCCCCTGGTGCGAGTGCAACGCAGACGACTCTCAGTACACCGCTCCTCTCAGGTACCTATCGCGTCAGACTCGTTCTATTTCGCACGAGACGAATAGTTTAACTGTGGTTGATTCGAAAGAGACCTGCTGCTGTTCGGTGACTGCGAGACCGCGGTGCTGGCCGCGTCCCGAGAGGAGTACGACGCCCACGCCAAGAGGCAGAGGGCCGCCTACAGCACCATTGCTCCTCGTCACTACGTGGAGCTCAGAATCAAGGTATGGCGTTTAAAAAAAGCGTGTTGCTTAGGcgacggatatacatacatattatagatagacagacatataaatacatatttaaacacccgagacgtaagcacaacaccaaatgctcatcacatcgatgtttgtctcagccggggatcgaacccgggacccgtggattcgcagtcaggggtactaaccactagaccaatgagccgtcaaacgTTCATTCCACGTTTAAATGAACCCCTAGGTCTTTTATGGATACTCTTGGAATTAGCTGTTTCTCAAACACATAGATCTCTCAAGTTGTATAACGTTTAAAAAATTCCGAGATTAATGGCTCCATTATGAAAATCGCATTTCCGTCGTACTCACTTAAAGTCTTACCTTTTATTAGTAGATTTTAGCACAAGTTTTCTTTGCACTAATGACACAACTACAAACTAAGTAAATTAGTTGACACGATCCTtgttaacttattattatttcttaacaaTAAAGATGGCCACTATAGGTCCTCACCGTAATCGTTTTAATGTCAGATACTGAACCAGCTGATCCAATTGCCGAAGATCTACCAGACCCCGGAGTTCGAATGCTTCGAAAGCGCCGCGAGGGAAAACGTCGACAGAGAGATATGCACTCTTCGAGAACATCTTCTCACCGGAAGACATGACTAGCAGTATTGGACTCCACAAGATTAGGAGCCACTTTCCTAATCTTGGTGTAGAAAGGACTATTATTCGGAGGTGTTGTACACTATCGAAAACAGTGAGAGTGATTAAGGCTTATTGAGTACTAAGTGTATGTGAGTGGCAAGTATTGGTATTGACAAGGCAAGATGACAGACCGTTCTTTATGATGGGTTTTCCTATCAGTTTAGATGATTTTGAAGATCTGTGAAGTTATACTTGTCTAACATTATCTATAGCTTAGccacagaagactgatcactTAATATAGGCATATAAAGAACTTTAAAAAGGTAACTGATATAGATATATCTATCTGATAGATATCTCTATATCTATAGATATCTATCTGAtaccaaaaaaatttaaaatgcctATTTAGCTGTAGACCCTAGAGGTCTGTAGTATAcctcatattatttatttatactcatTTAGTAAATTTACCGCAAAAAGCTTACTTATTAAGATATAAGTTATGTTTAATAAGAGAATTCTAAAGATAATTATAGAATGtgtattaacttttaaattaaagttatagttaataatatataaaaaaataggtattaattaaattataggtAGGTGTGTAGCCCATCTTTGTagactaataaatatttgatgttCTAGATCTCTTTATTATACGCATCAAAATCGTCAAAGTAAATGTTTTTCTATGTTTGTGGggatcatataaaaaaataaaactttgaatatgcgtttattggttttaaaaggtaaatcaAATTGCCTTTAGCTGCTACGTTATTAGACCACATTAGAATAAGTTGCGCTTTACACATTCGTTTAGATGGAGAATTGACCGCTTGTGtcattaatatttcatagGATACAATTCATCCCACACTCCGACTTTATCCTTAAACAGGTCCTTCCTCAGGGAGAAGTCGTTGTCGATGCGCAGATACGTCATGTCGTGTGACGTCATCTTGGGCCAGACCAATTCGCCCAACTCTGGCGTGTCACCTTGAGGATTCGGGTCTCTGCGAGcgaaacataataattactacGGAAAATAGTGAGAGGTAAAGGTGCCGGTAAAGGTCAGAAGATTACCCGTATTTGGCAAAGTTGAACCAGAGCGCAGTCATGCGGTCGACCATGATGGCGTCGCGGCCTTCGAGCCCAATGGCAGGGAAGCGGTAAGGCAGAGTGAACAGGTAGATCAGCTCATCGTGATGTGCCGCTCCTGAAACATGAAGCTTCCTTATGTGCTATAAAAACCCAAAAATTGTAACTGTCTCTGTCTCGTATCCATAATGCATCTGAGGCATTACCTCGGGGTTTCATAGTTTCGGGGTCCTCGTAATGGCTGTGGTTCCCGATGTAGCCCCACTCGTACTCGAAAACGGGTCGCGGCGAATGCAGGGTCATCATCCTCGCCAATCTAAAATGACGccatttctattatttatgcCTACCTTATGATGCTTTTAATACCGTGTTATTAAATTCACCCTGCATTAATAGTTAAAGCGAGGCCAACCGTCGAACCGACAACTAAAATACCTGTAGACAGGAAAACTCTCAACAGAGTCGGCGTAGAGTCTTCCGAGGTCGCGTTCGCTGGTTTCATCGTTCTTTAGCGGACGGTCCTTAAGATACACCCGACGAAGGGTGCGCGTCGGAACCTCGGCGTTGTCTCGCGGGAGCAGGAAGGAGATAGGGGCCACTCTCTCCCACTCGGAGTTCATCTGCTCTCGAAGGGTGTCGTTGCGAGTCACGGCTAAAAAGTTAGTGAGTTGTGAAACATATGGTAAGTATAGAAAGTACTAGAGGTTAGTAAACGGTGTAGTACTGACTGAATGCCATCCAAAAGAACTCGTCCTGTGTCTGACTGACGAGATGAGGCACGGCATACAATTTCTTCTCTCGAATGGCCTCATCGGGCTGAGATGTGAGAAACCTTTCCTGCCCGAAGTCGGGTTCGACCACGGCTGTCCAGATACCCACTGGGTCGAATCCGAATTCCTTTAAATTATTCAGTATTTAAAACCACCGACCGTCGAGCACGCGACATTATCCATGTCtatgtcaaaaagtattttattaaataaaaaaacttaaaaatccttaCATAAAATCCATAGAGCGAGTTCCCTAGGTCCCTCCAAGGCTTAGTCTTCAGACAATCGACGATAGCTTGTGAGCTATGAGTCGGGCAATTGAGCAGCTCTGCCTGACGAACCGCCAGGTGGCGCTGCTCACTAGGCAGAGGCACTTTTCCCAAAGGGGAGCCGCTCATCGATATTGCCCGGTGAAATAGACCTGTCAGGTagtcattattttgtaaaccaAACCTGAATGTTCTGAAGTTTTTAGACATAGGTCTATTCTACCcgtttatttaagttttgatGATAATTAGTTGctactttaaattttgtaaacaagtagttaaaacaaatttataacaaataactGTTGATTTAGAAAATTGCTTGCTACCGCATTAATCTTAAGTAAGCTGTAAAGCTagtttttgtatgtgtttcaattcttattattataaatacctgTGGCCATGGGCGATACCATCATGAGCATGGCGCTGATGGATCCTGCACTACATCCTGCCACCGTGACGTTGTCGGGATCTCCTCCGAAGGCCCGAATGTTCCGATTGACCCATCGCAGGGCTGCCACCATGTCTTTAAAGCCGTTATTGCCCGGAGCCACTGCGTCTCCAGTACTGAGGAATCCTGTAACGCCATTTGTTCGAGCAAAGCAACCCTTGTCTTAGGCCTACGGATCAACCTTTACTCCCACGGTCATGGGTTTTTTATACATTGGTATTATAACAATCAAGTCCATATACaactttactttattttttcccGTTTACCACGCTAGACCAAACCTGCAGGTACAGTAAAAACAGTTGAAACAGATTTCCTAGATATTATTGCTAATAATGTAACCTATTTCTAAAGTAAACGTCAATAAAACACACCAAGTGAGCCGAGGCGATAGTTGATGGTGACTAGAACGACATCCCTGTCCAAGAGGTAGTGCGGTCCCGCGAGATCTGAACGACCCGTCATAACATAGAAGCCGCCCGGGTGGATGAAGAATATTACCGGCAAGGGcttttttctgaaaaaagtAACCAACAATCCTGTCATGCGCATTTCACAGCCAACAGTTTTgtgcattatttttattagttattgtGTGTTGCTGATTCTGTTCAAGATGTcaacaaaataacatttagGTATCGATTAACTGCAGCTCTGCATCGTGCCGAAGGGTTTCTACTGAAACTGCGTTAATGAAATTAACAATTTCTATATTTACCTATCGGTGAAGAGAGGCGTATATACATTGACGGTGAGGCAGTCCTCATCGACGGGGTATGTGGGAGATGCCGGGAGGGGGCAAGCGGGTCCATCTGAGCGTGCGTCTACTGGTGTGGGATAGTGGGTGATCGGTCGAGGTGGCTGAAAATCAATTTCAAGCATATGAATCGAGAAATGCATTGAGACAGATGTTTTCGAGACgcgtgtaattttaatttgttgacGATATCCTAGTGTCACATGTTCAGATATTGACTATATAAGCAAAGCATATGCGACAATAAACACTAAAATATTACCTAACTgatcaaaaacatatttatagaCTCTTTTTCAATTagctaaatattttagtttgaaAGGAAGATGTTTACCGACTGACTGTTCAAATAAGTAAAGTAAGATACGCAACAACTGGCCTGCATCATGCGCCACTGTGTATTGTCACCACATAAAGCAAAAATTCAGGTACCTGAAACCGAAGTTCTCCGACAGGGGGCTCGGCGTAGCGAATACCCCGGTAAGTCTCAAACTGACGTCCTTTTCTTGTTACATTATAGCCTCCGCGAAACTCACCTGACGGACTGCGCACCACCGGGCGACCAtctgataatatttattagttatacgAACAAATTAATTCGgcgtaattttaaatgttatttcgGGGTCAGAAAtccaattacaaaatattagaaatggctgttcattatttaaactaaataatataaaatgttgagTCTTGACTCAAATGGGGcagttctattttttttactcttaTCAAAAACACGTATCATTCGACTCACCTATAATATTATGGTCATGATGCCCATGATTGTGATGCCCGTGACCTTTGTGACCGTCTCCACCTAGTACGTGGTCGTGGTCATCTTTATGATCGTGTGCAGCTGCGCAGACGAGCACATAACACACTAGCACGATACGCCACATTTTCCTCAACTGAGTGGCGTTGTGAAAATATCGCTTATATAGCGAAGTGTAAATTGAGGTGCAATTCTGACGGCACAGTAATCGTAAAATTAGGGTACATAAATACTTCAGGACTTTACTTACTTTTGTCCACATCATAAAtgcatttattaattgttatacttactttgaaaaaaaaaacattctaaAGCCAGTTGCGGATTTACAAACAGTAGGTACGCGACATACAAATTCAGCCAGATATAATTTATCTAATgagctttttttaaaagtcaTCGTAACAAACTAAAATACACCGCGTCAACATAAAATCTGGAATCGGGTATCCAGTAACCCTGTACCTACTGATTACCTTTCAAGTAAAACCGGTCAGAAGtagtttttgtttacaaatacGATATGTCACCGGTTCAACAGATTATCCTTATCGACTTTGAACATTTTCCTTAACATTAACCATTGTTCGTAGACTTAGGCATATACAGCGAACCCTGGTTATCTACGAACCTACATACTTGTACGTTATGAACTTATGTAAATGAATTTAGTTTAACATATAGCCATGagttaatttcaaatttaaagaaaGTAGGGAAAATTTGCCAATTAACTATTCACCTTcataatggtaggggagcccaagaggggatttcgggatttactaaagcgcggcagattaatatatagggggataccttgtacccggttaagtacctccacaatatatgaggcccatatataaggccgcgcgtgaaggagacaggatcagattagtaaaaaaaaattgaccatcagaaattcccgagcgcgtcagattaaggtagggtgagttaattacattctaaaaagtgtatattccactaatctgacaatttgagagtgacggaaaaaaaggggagggcaacaaagttgtaaaaaaaaaaacgtcatctcgacattctcgcgcgtagctaattttttttttattttgaaggaaataattcaagaataatgaaaaatatataatctgacgatttccgcaagccgaaataacaaaaattcgtcgataaagttaaatgcgtgcagctgcgtgatgcctacatttccttaaaccgatcggaatctactaaacggcgttctaaatatttccctcaaaattacttttcctgtgaatttgaaccgattcggaccgatagattttgagaaattttgaaaaatcttaaaaaaataagaaatgttttttttttaaagtggtttctttatcgatcaacttcaaaaactaatccgcctttgagcttgaaaaaccacgtcgatcgccaccaagctggtcaaaagcggttgattagttcgagagatatcgtgaacgaaagaaacccgaaaaagtgttttttcgggattactccgaaatttgtggttcgatcaattaaattgcaaaattacttatgaggatgataaaactgcgtcgaatgccgccaaccgcgtgaaaattgcttgatccattcaaaagttattgcggtttgaaaattcaaaaaatagtgttctatgaaacttctatcagactttcgagctgggagagctcaaatgcatagaaatgttatttctttgaactcagcgagctcaaaatataaattttaagcgccttggaatggaattagcgggaaattgcagggatggccctttaggtaaaccgtttttctaaaaaaaaattgtcagatcaggcgaatccctctagataatcgtcagattatgagacagtacgtttagaacataaagatgaaccacatatatcttaatctgacgcgcttgagtatttcaaaattgcgatttttttttgcaaattatgaaaatggccgtgggtttgcgtcccatcgaaatcgtcagattagtgaatgagagcttttttttggtgcacttaacactcccttagaaaatctgacgcgctcgataatttttatttttttttcattttcaacccttaaatacaaccacccgcatcatgcaaacgatcagattaacatacgtacattattaaaaatacgtagggcattgatgctatcaatatctgacgcgctcgaggatgtccatgcaacagtttttttttacatatttaacaatctatagccgcttcccccaccgatgaaaaggtatatatcatataacatttttttcttcttattatctaagctttgcatcccaataggtctctacgacgctcgagtaaatccccatttagcatcgtgggctcccctaccataacgTCGTTTGTCGGAGTTAAATTACTTGTGATCGGTAAATGAGGAAAACGCCTTCGTTTACCGTGAGGAAACCCCCACAGGTAGATATTCGCTTTCAGAATAcattataattgaattaacaGGACCATTtgtctataaattatttatttcatatactCATGTAATTgctttattatgtaataggaggctcatctgataccgccgcccatgcaCACTCACtaattgccagaaggctcgcaagtacgttgccggacttttaagaattggtacgctcttttcttgaaatgccctaagtcgaattggtccggaaatacttcagcgggcagctgattccacatagtggtggtgcgcggaaaaATCTGCCTTATGAAATTATTCATGcaattaataactaatatgTCGCATTTAAGTTGACTGCACCCATTGAGACAATGACTCATTTCCACAACAAAGCGGCTTATTGTTTTTCCAGTTTTCCTTAATATACTACAAGTAATACATCTTTTCCTTAAATTGCATCAGCGTGTCTATAGACAAAATTCACAACTCTTGctactattaaatttattaatttaattttagcttATCATTCAACTCATTTGAAAAATCTAAACAGGTATTCTTAATATTTCCGTGTGgaaattaatttacgttttagCCAAAATCTGAGCAAATTATCACTAAGTTGAAAAAGTTACCTATTGTTTagctttattataatacagaCAATTTAAGTGTCTACGTTATTTTTCTTAGATTATAATAATCGAATGTTGGATTcgaaagttattttaatttatattcctaTATGCTACACTTGTGTCGAAACCGCGTCTCTACTCTATATATTTATCTGAAGAAATAACCAATTAACAAAATAGGCGTACATAAACGAGTAATAggacacaaattatttatttatttacttattttaaaaagacacactaacgaaatatataaaagtcaCTTACAGAGAAGACACGACATACGAAAACAATACATGTATGTGTAGGTATCAATGACAAATGTgcacaaaattttaaagaaaatatatcaattataaaagAGACAAGAATTAggtaattcaataaaattaaacgacAATAAactagaaatatttatttacactttgttaccttatacaaaaacatacatataaaaaaaaacaggttaCAAGCATAGGTACCTatgttataaggcaacgggcgccCTTATCGCTAagaagcgatttcttccaggcaaccctaatatgaaacaataaaaaagaaacacctacagagggtaaagtacaagaagtgcataaataattaattaacaaacaaaaaaaaataacaggtacttattattagatttacagAAAATTTTAACGTTCTAGTACTTATATCaagtaaaattgaaaatactaTCATACATACACCTATAGTAAACAAAGAGGAGACGTAAGCAAAAGCCGCAAAGCATTCTTTAGCTGATATTTTATGTTGGTCAAAACGTAGGAAATCGTTTAGTTTCTTTAAAGTCTACAAATGTGATATGGCATAGATACCTAGGTACTGCTGTTTTGGACAAACGTATATTTGATATCCAGCatgcaataaaatacttagtagaatttattttaatagctaTATGAGATTAGAACGAGTCATGacatcaaatttaaattatctacataaaaaagtcctttataaattatatacccTTGGCGACTGATAATCCAATATTGTTTACAATGAAGCTAAACTATAATCTAAAGGGTAGAGTTGTTCCCAAATTCGATATCTCTCTTTATACCAATCTTGTCCTAATGTGTATTGTTCCGAGATAGAGAGATGAGTCCCGTTGGAGGGGGTAAAGGGTACCCATGTGGGGGGAGAAGTACCCCAGAGAGGGTTCGGGTCACTGCGAATAAATAAGAGGTTATTAACATAGACCAATTCTTAAATCTTTATACACATTTGCTGTTAAATAACTGCATTATATgtgaaatttgatttaaacatatattctcAATATATAGTTGTAGACATAGCGACGCAGAATTAATGTCTGCTTGGCTTGTTCATTAATTGAAATTGGTGAAATCATTGAAATTTTCGCGTAGGTGAATCAACTGGAAacgcaataatttaaattcacacggtattaaataatttcctactaatatctaatatataaaattctcgtgtcacaatgttcgttcctatactcctccgaaacggctcgaccgattcttattaaattttttatgcatattcagtaagtctgagaatcggctactatctatctttcaaacccctaaatgttaagggtggccctaaattttatgttttagataaaaaaaaatgtttttagtttattatgaTACAGCctacaaatatacatacaacccttaattttcacccctctacgacccaacctctattttttatttgttaattaaaatcttatgatttgaactctgaggtttatatagagaaaaaatcacagaaaaactttaaaagttttcattccagaaaaccgaacagtgtCCACGGTAGCATTTTCTAAAATGTTATAGATTTACTTACCCCGTACGTGCAAAGTTGTAGACAATAGTAGTCAACTTGTCCACCATGACAGAGTCGTGAGAAGGTGATAGTGGGATGTCTTCAAATGCCACTCGGAGAGAGAACAGATAAATCAGCTCATCGTGGTGGGCCACACCTCAAACAAGAACAgcgtataattataattaatacattaattatcgACAGATTGATTATGATAGATACATAAGCTAAGCCCATATCATGtagttatttgtaaaataaatgtgttttcTAAAGCCtggttttttaatatgaatattgaaaaaaaacctATAACTAATTATGATTATTCTATTACACACCAACAGGTTTTCTGGTGGCAGGGTCCTCGTAGTGGCTGCGA
This genomic stretch from Pieris napi chromosome 19, ilPieNapi1.2, whole genome shotgun sequence harbors:
- the LOC125059112 gene encoding uncharacterized protein LOC125059112 isoform X2 — encoded protein: MWRSACATLRATHADRGWAEVSAASAPDSEWHSLTNCVAYQAGVWQGLVLKGMEDATHPAAFRLAVVLRHTPPELALRLVAEKLRTHPQAQELTSYIVSLLTDDSPWCECNADDSQYTAPLRDLLLFGDCETAVLAASREEYDAHAKRQRAAYSTIAPRHYVELRIKILNQLIQLPKIYQTPEFECFESAARENVDREICTLREHLLTGRHD
- the LOC125059110 gene encoding esterase E4-like, with protein sequence MWRIVLVCYVLVCAAAHDHKDDHDHVLGGDGHKGHGHHNHGHHDHNIIDGRPVVRSPSGEFRGGYNVTRKGRQFETYRGIRYAEPPVGELRFQPPRPITHYPTPVDARSDGPACPLPASPTYPVDEDCLTVNVYTPLFTDRKKPLPVIFFIHPGGFYVMTGRSDLAGPHYLLDRDVVLVTINYRLGSLGFLSTGDAVAPGNNGFKDMVAALRWVNRNIRAFGGDPDNVTVAGCSAGSISAMLMMVSPMATGLFHRAISMSGSPLGKVPLPSEQRHLAVRQAELLNCPTHSSQAIVDCLKTKPWRDLGNSLYGFYEFGFDPVGIWTAVVEPDFGQERFLTSQPDEAIREKKLYAVPHLVSQTQDEFFWMAFTVTRNDTLREQMNSEWERVAPISFLLPRDNAEVPTRTLRRVYLKDRPLKNDETSERDLGRLYADSVESFPVYRLARMMTLHSPRPVFEYEWGYIGNHSHYEDPETMKPRGAAHHDELIYLFTLPYRFPAIGLEGRDAIMVDRMTALWFNFAKYGDPNPQGDTPELGELVWPKMTSHDMTYLRIDNDFSLRKDLFKDKVGVWDELYPMKY